The sequence GAGAACGGGATAGAAGGGATTCTCACAGGAGTCGAACGATGACCGACAAGCGCACGGCCGAGCAGACCGAAGGCAACATGATCAAGGACCCGGACAACTGGGTCACGGGCGACGAGCCGATGACGGGCGCCCAGCGCTCGTATCTCCACACCCTCGCCGAAGAGGCGGGCGAGGAGATCGGCGACGACGAGCTGACCAAGGCCGAGGCGTCGAAGAAGATCGACGAGCTGCAGGAGAAGACGGGGCGCGGCGTCTGATCCGCGGGACGGCAGGAGTCGGCGGAGTCGGACGGAGGAAGTTCTCCGCTGACTCCGCCGGCTCCGTTCGGCCCCGCCTCTTCCGAATCCATCGCCCGGTTCGTCCACGCCGTGGCGCACGCGCCGAAACTGCTTATATTTACGCTCACGGAAGGGCATCCCCCGTTCTTCCAGCCAATCCAGAGTAGCTGCGCAACTTCTTCCGCCGCACCCTCGTAGTCCCGCTCGCCCGGGAAGCGCCCGGGCAAGGACCTCACGGATGGACTTCTATCTCTTCTCGCTCCTGCTGGGCTTCGCCGGGCTGCTGGTAATGGCCGTGAGCGGCGTGGCCGGAAACAGCGGGCACCACGGCGGCCACGCCAACGGCGGCGGCCACCTGCACGCGGGCGGCCACCACGGCGACGTGAACGTGCACGGCGTCGGCGGCCACGGCGTCACCACCGGCCACGCGGGCGCGCACGTGGGCGGCCACGACGCCGGCCACGCCATCGCGCACGGGCATGGCCACGGCCACGCGCAGCACCACGGCGACCACGCGCACGCGGGCGACGCCGGGAAGGCGCTGGGGACCTGGTTCCTCTCCTTCCTCTCCCCGCGCGTGCTGTTCAGCATCCTGGTCGGCCTGGGCGCCGCGGGGCTGCTGCTGGCGGCGTTCCTTCCCGAGCCGCTGCTGGCCGTGGCCGCGGTGGCGGGCGGGCTGGTGTTCGAGCTGTTCGCGGTGCGGCCGGTGTGGAACTTCTTCTTCCGCTTCGGCAGCGAGCCCGCGCTCACGCTGGAGAGCGCCATCACCGACACCGCCCTGGCCGTCACCGGCTTCAACCACGACGGCGAGGGGCTGGTGAAGATCGAGCTGGACGGGCAGATCGTGCAGGTGCTGGGACGGCTTTCCCCCGCGGACCGCGCGACCGGGATCCGCGTGCGCGCGGGAGACAGCCTGGTGGTGGAAGAAGTCGATCCCGTGCGGAACCGCTGCGTCGTTTCACTCCCCGTTTCGGCGGGGCAATCCAGCGGCGCCTGAGCGCGCCGCCCACCCCGGAGGACCGATGGACTCGAACCTGATCTGGACGGCCATCATCGTTCTGTTCGCCGTATTCGTGCTCATCCCCATGACGGTCAGCGCGTTCCTGCGCAACGTCGAGGCGGGCACCATCCGCCTGGTGAGCTGGCTCACGGGCCGCACCTTCATCTACCGCGGCCCCGGCAAGAGCAAGGAGGTGCCGCTCTTCACCACCGGCACCACCATCTCCAGCAAGGCCATCAACGTAGACCTGGACATCACCGACCAGACGGCCGACCTGGACGAGAACGGCGTGCCGCAGCCCATCAAGGTGCGCGTGCTGGCCAGCGCCATCGTGTCGGTGGGCGACAGCGACGCGATGATCAAGACGGCGGCCAACCGCTTCTTCCCCAAGCCGCAGGAAGAGCAGATCAACATCCTGATCGACCTGCTGAGCTCGTCGGGGCGCCGGGCCATCAACCTGCTGACGCACGACCAGCTGTTCTCGGCCAAGACGGCGCCGCGCATCTCGGCGGCCGCGCAGACGGCGCTGGCGGAGCGCGAGTCGCAGCACGTGGCGCTGGTGCAGACGCCCGCCCCCGGCAGCCCGCTGGAGGAGGACGACGACCCGCTGGCCATCATCATCCGCAAGGCGTGCAGCCGCGAGCTGACGGACCTGGGGCTCAGCTTCAACTCGCTGAACATCAAGGTGGTGCAGAGCGAGGTGGCCGAGGCGCGGCGCCGGCAGAGCGCGGCCGAGGCGCAGGCCAACTCCGACATCGTGGCGGCGCAGCAGGCGCGGCGCGCCAAGGACGCGGCGCTCGAGGCGGAGCGCAACATCAGCGACAAGCAGCGCGAGCTGGAGCAGACGCGCGCGGCCAACGCGGCGCTGATCGCGCAGGCCGAGGCCAAGAAGCAGGAGGCGCTGGCCACGCAGCGCATCGCCGAGCTCGAGGCCACGCAGATCGCGCAGGCCCGCGCCGACGCCGAGAAGGTGCGCATCGAGGCCGAGGCGGCCGCGCGCGCCGAGGCCATCCGCATCACCACCGTGGCGCAGGCCACCGCGGAGAGCATCCGCAAGGTGAACGAGGCCATCCAGCAGGGCGGCGAGGCGTACTTCCGCTACCGGCAGATCGAGATGCTGCCGGAGATCGCCCCGGCGATCGCCGAGGCGCTGTCGAACGCGCGCCTGGTGACGATCAGCGCCGGTGGCGGCGAGGGCGGCGCGCCGGACGCCACCGCGGGGAACATCACCAGCGTGATCCAGACGGTGCTGGCCGCGCAGCTGGTGTCCCGGACCGGCATTCTGGACGGCGAGCCGCAGGGGAGCGACGGCGCGCGACGCATCCCCGTCCCCGCCGTGACCCTGCCGGGCGGCCGCACCAACGGGTGATCGCGATCGGGATCCGGATGGATCGGGATCGGATCGGTGGATGAAGAGCCGGGGC is a genomic window of Longimicrobium sp. containing:
- a CDS encoding DUF3072 domain-containing protein — its product is MTDKRTAEQTEGNMIKDPDNWVTGDEPMTGAQRSYLHTLAEEAGEEIGDDELTKAEASKKIDELQEKTGRGV